A window of Tripterygium wilfordii isolate XIE 37 chromosome 7, ASM1340144v1, whole genome shotgun sequence contains these coding sequences:
- the LOC120001245 gene encoding dirigent protein 23-like produces the protein MAKLHKFLVLIIVLVSITKCAQATGKKWAKKVGGEKEKMINLQFYFHDTLSGKNPSAIMVAQANTTKQSPTQFGTVMMADDPLTVTPDPNSKLVGRAQGLYGSAGQTDLALIMALSFSFTDGAYNGSTISIFGKNPALNPVRELPVVGGTGVFRMARGYATVKTHSLDPKTGDAIVGYNITVVQ, from the coding sequence ATGGCAAAACTGCATAAGTTTCTGGTTCTTATAATTGTCCTCGTATCGATCACAAAATGCGCCCAAGCTACCGGGAAAAAATGGGCCAAGAAAGTTGGGGGAGAGAAGGAGAAAATGATCAATCTCCAATTCTACTTTCATGACACACTCAGCGGCAAGAACCCAAGTGCCATAATGGTTGCTCAAGCCAATACCACAAAACAATCCCCAACACAATTTGGGACTGTCATGATGGCGGATGATCCGCTTACCGTGACGCCCGACCCGAATTCGAAGCTCGTGGGGAGGGCCCAGGGGTTGTATGGATCAGCAGGGCAGACTGATTTGGCTCTTATCATGGCTTTAAGTTTTAGCTTCACGGATGGGGCGTACAATGGTAGCACAATCAGCATATTTGGGAAGAACCCGGCTTTGAACCCAGTCCGAGAGTTGCCAGTCGTGGGCGGAACCGGAGTTTTCAGGATGGCGCGTGGATATGCTACTGTGAAAACACACTCTTTAGATCCAAAAACTGGTGATGCTATTGTGGGGTACAATATTACTGTTGTTCAATAA